In Coregonus clupeaformis isolate EN_2021a unplaced genomic scaffold, ASM2061545v1 scaf0588, whole genome shotgun sequence, the following are encoded in one genomic region:
- the LOC121562324 gene encoding histone H1-like, whose translation MAEVAPAAAAAAPAKAPKKKAAAKPKKAGPSVGELIVKAKTLAAGGYDVEKNNSRVKIAVKSLVTKGTLVQTKGTGASGSFKLNKKAVEAKRPAKKAAVPKVKKVAAKARRAKKPKKVAAKKAVAAKKSPKKAKKPATPKKAAKSPKKVKKPRSGQEGGKEPQEGYKGSQAQSRQAQGSQGQEGSPQEEVNLLQTVFYSTHVVPQKALLRATHLFP comes from the exons atggcagaAGTCGCACCAGCAGCCGCAGCAGCCGCGCCGGCCAAGGCACCCAAGAAGAAGGCAGCAGCCAAGCCCAAGAAAGCGGGACCCAGCGTAGGAGAGCTCATCGTCAAGGCT AAGACGCTGGCGGCAGGCGGCTACGACGTGGAGAAGAACAACTCCCGCGTCAAGATCGCAGTCAAAAGCCTCGTCACCAAGGGCACCCTGGTCCAGACCAAGGGCACCGGTGCATCCGGCTCCTTCAAGCTCAACAAGAAAGCTGTCGAGGCGAAGAGGCCCGCCAAGAAAGCCGCAGTCCCCAAAGTAAAGAAGGTTGCCGCAAAAGCTCGCCGCGCGAAGAAGCCCAAGAAGGTAGCAGCCAAGAAGGCCGTCGCCGCAAAGAAGTCCCCCAAGAAGGCCAAGAAGCCCGCTACACCCAAAAAGGCCgccaagagccccaagaaggTGAAGAAGCCACGCAGCGGCCAAGAAGGCGGCAAAGAGCCCCAAGAAGGCTACAAAGGCAGCCAAGCCCAAAGCCGCCAAGCCCAAGGCAGCCAAGGCCAAGAAGGCAGCCCCCAAGAAGAAGTAAACCTATTACAAACAGTGTTCTACTCGACACATGTTGTACcacaaaaggctcttttaagagccacccacctcTTTCCATAG
- the LOC123485164 gene encoding histone H1-like → MAEVAPAAAAAAPAKAPKKKAAAKPKKAGPSVGELIVKAVTASKERSGVSLAALKKTLAAGGYDGTLVQTKGTGASGSFKLNKKAVEAKRPAKKAAVPKVKKVAAKKLAAAKKPKKVAAKKAVAAKKSPRRPRSPLHPKRPPRAPRR, encoded by the exons atggcagaAGTCGCACCAGCAGCCGCAGCAGCCGCGCCGGCCAAGGCACCCAAGAAGAAGGCAGCAGCCAAGCCCAAGAAAGCGGGACCCAGCGTAGGAGAGCTCATCGTCAAGGCTGTGACCGCTTCCAAGGAGAGGAGCGGCGTGTCCCTGGCCGCGCTCAAGAAGACGCTGGCGGCAGGCGGCTACGAC GGCACCCTGGTCCAGACCAAGGGCACCGGTGCATCCGGCTCCTTCAAGCTCAACAAGAAAGCTGTCGAGGCGAAGAGGCCCGCCAAGAAAGCCGCAGTCCCCAAAGTAAAGAAGGTTGCCGCCAAGAAGCTCGCCGCGGCGAAGAAGCCCAAGAAGGTAGCAGCCAAGAAGGCCGTCGCCGCAAAGAAGTCCCCAAGAAGGCCAAGAAGCCCGCTACACCCAAAAAGGCCgccaagagccccaagaaggTGA
- the LOC123485159 gene encoding LOW QUALITY PROTEIN: histone H2B-like (The sequence of the model RefSeq protein was modified relative to this genomic sequence to represent the inferred CDS: deleted 1 base in 1 codon), translating to MPEPAKSAPKKGSKKAVTKTAGKGGKKRRKSRKESYAIYVYKVLKQVHPDTGISSKAMGIMNSFVNDIFERIAGESSRLAHYNKRSTITSREIQTAVRLLLPGELAKHAVSEGTKAVTKYTSSK from the exons ATGCCCGAGCCAGCAAAGTCAGCgcccaagaagggctccaagaaAGCCGTCACCAAGACCGCAGGGAAGGGCGGCAAGAAGCGCAGAAAGTCCAGGAAGGAGAGTTACGCCATCTACGTGTACAAGGTCCTGAAGCAGGTCCACCCCGACACCGGCATCTCCTCCAAGGCCATGGGAATCATGAACTCGTTCGTGAACGACATCTTCGAGCGTATCGCCGGAGAGTCCTCTCGCCTGGCCCACTACAACAAGCGTTCTACCATCACCTCCAGGGAGATCCAGACCGCCGTGCGCCTGCTACTC CCCGGTGAACTTGCCAAACACGCCGTGTCCGAGGGCACCAAGGCCGTAACCAAGTACACCAGCTCCAAGTAA
- the LOC121563944 gene encoding histone H1-like has translation MAEVAPAPAAAAPAKAPKKKAAAKPKKAGPSVGELIVKAVTASKERSGVSLAALKKTLAAGGYDVEKNNSRVKIAVKSLVTKGTLVQTKGTGASGSFKFNKKAVEAKLPAKKAAVPKVKKVAAAKKPKKVAAKKAVAAKKSPKKAKKPATPKKAAKSPKKVKKPAAAAKKAAKSPKKATKAAKPKAAKPKAAKAKKAAPKKK, from the coding sequence atggcagaAGTCGCACCAGCACCCGCAGCAGCCGCGCCGGCCAAGGCACCCAAGAAGAAGGCAGCAGCCAAGCCCAAAAAAGCGGGACCCAGCGTAGGAGAGCTCATCGTCAAGGCTGTGACCGCTTCCAAGGAGAGGAGCGGCGTGTCCCTGGCCGCGCTCAAGAAGACGCTGGCGGCAGGCGGCTACGACGTGGAGAAGAACAACTCCCGCGTCAAGATCGCAGTCAAGAGCCTCGTCACCAAGGGCACCCTGGTCCAGACCAAGGGCACCGGTGCATCCGGCTCCTTCAAGTTCAACAAGAAAGCCGTCGAGGCGAAGTTGCCCGCCAAGAAAGCCGCAGTCCCCAAAGTAAAGAAGGTGGCCGCGGCGAAGAAGCCCAAGAAGGTAGCAGCCAAGAAGGCCGTCGCCGCAAAGAAGTCCCCCAAGAAGGCCAAGAAGCCTGCTACACCCAAAAAGGCCgccaagagccccaagaaggTGAAGAAGCCCGCCGCAGCGGCCAAGAAGGCGgccaagagccccaagaaggctacaaaggcagccaagcccaaagccgccaagcccaaggcagccaaggccaagaaggcagctcccaagaagaagtaa
- the LOC121560652 gene encoding LOW QUALITY PROTEIN: histone H2A (The sequence of the model RefSeq protein was modified relative to this genomic sequence to represent the inferred CDS: inserted 1 base in 1 codon), producing the protein MSGRGKTGGKARAKAKTRSSRAGLQFPVGRVHRLLRKRQLAEXCGAGAPVYLAAVLEYLTAEILELAGNAARDNKKTRIIPRHLQLAVRNDEELNKLLGGVTIAQGGVLPNIQAVLLPKKTEKAVKAK; encoded by the exons ATGAGCGGAAGAGGCAAAACCGGAGGCAAGGCCAGGGCGAAGGCAAAGACCCGTTCATCCCGTGCCGGGCTCCAGTTCCCCGTGGGCCGTGTGCACAGGCTGCTGCGCAAAAGGCAACTCGCCG CGTGTGGCGCTGGCGCACCAGTCTACCTGGCCGCCGTGCTCGAGTACCtgactgctgagatcctggagttggcCGGCAACGCTGCCCGTGACAACAAGAAGACTCGTATCATCCCCCGTCACCTGCAGCTGGCCGTCCGTAACGACGAGGAGCTGAACAAACTGCTCGGTGGTGTGACCATCGCTCAGGGTGGTGTGCTGCCCAACATCCAGGCAGTGCTACTCCCAAAGAAGACCGAGAAGGCAGTCAAAGCCAAGTAA
- the LOC121560695 gene encoding LOW QUALITY PROTEIN: histone H2B (The sequence of the model RefSeq protein was modified relative to this genomic sequence to represent the inferred CDS: inserted 3 bases in 2 codons; deleted 1 base in 1 codon), with protein sequence MPEPAKSAPKKGSKKAVTKTAGKGGKKQKXSRKESYAIYVYKVLKQVHPDTGISSKAMGIMNSFVNDIXERIAGESSRLAHYNKRSTITSREIQTAVRPATPGELAKHAVSEGTKAVTKYTSSK encoded by the exons ATGCCCGAACCAGCAAAGTCAGCgcccaagaagggctccaagaaAGCCGTCACCAAGACCGCAGGGAAGGGCGGCAAGAAGCAGAA GTCCAGGAAGGAGAGTTACGCCATCTACGTGTACAAGGTCCTGAAGCAGGTCCAC CCCGACACCGGCATCTCCTCCAAGGCCATGGGAATCATGAACTCGTTCGTGAACGACA TTGAGCGTATCGCCGGAGAGTCCTCTCGCCTGGCCCACTACAACAAGCGTTCTACCATCACCTCCAGGGAGATCCAGACCGCCGTGCGTCCTGCTACTCCCGGTGAACTTGCCAAACACGCCGTGTCCGAGGGCACCAAGGCCGTAACCAAGTACACCAGCTCCAAGTAA
- the LOC121560696 gene encoding histone H4 — protein MSGRGKGGKGLGKGGAKRHRKVLRDNIQGITKPAIRRLARRGGVKRISGLIYEETRGVLKVFLENVIRDAVTYTEHAKRKTVTAMDVVYALKRQGRTLYGFGG, from the coding sequence ATGTCTGGAAGAGGCAAAGGCGGCAAGGGACTCGGAAAAGGAGGCGCCAAGCGTCACCGCAAAGTTCTCCGCGATAACATCCAGGGAATCACCAAACCCGCTATCCGCCGTCTGGCTCGCCGCGGCGGCGTGAAGCGTATTTCCGGTCTGATCTACGAGGAGACCCGCGGTGTCCTGAAGGTGTTCCTGGAGAACGTGATCCGTGACGCAGTCACCTACACCGAGCACGCCAAGAGGAAGACCGTTACCGCCATGGACGTGGTTTATGCTCTGAAACGTCAGGGACGCACCCTGTACGGTTTCGGCGGTTAA